The Pediococcus inopinatus region GGCAATTATTAGGTCATAATGAAACCATTACGTATGCTGCTTGGCCAACTTTTGATCCGAAAAAATTGGAAGAATCAACAGTTCAAATCGTTCTTCAAGTGAACGGTAAAGTTCGTTCTCACATGAAGGTTGCTAAAGACACAAGCAAAGATGAACTCGAGAAATTGGCTTTGGCCGATGCAGGTATGCAAGAATGGTTAGATGGCAAAACGATCCGAAAGGTGATTGCCATTCCAAATAAGATTGTGAATATCGTTGTTTAATTCAACTAAATAAACAGATCCAAAAGGCGCCCAGAGCTTATTTCTGGACGCCTTTTTGTTAGACTTGAAAGTAATTCTAGATATGATACGCTAGAACTTAGTATTTTGAAATTATTCAATTGAAAATAGAGGCTTTAAAAAATATGACTATTGATAGTATAGTGGGCAACATCGTTTCAGAAATTAATATGCGGTTGCATCCTCGCACAGATGGAATTAAGTACCAGTTTGAGAGATGCACATTTCCTGTTACATTTACGCGGGATGGCTATAAAGAGGCTGACGGTTGTGCCATTTTTTTAGTAGAAACAGATGGCAGCTATACAGTGACTAAGTTTGAGTCGCGGTACATGGATGTTGAAGATCCCTTGCGGAAAGTCTATCACGGAGCCTATTTTGAATGCGATGAGGAACCGACAGCCATGGACGAGCTCATTGAAGACGTGGCAGCCGGGGTTTCAAAAAATTAATTATGGATACAAAAAAGAACGCCAGACCACTATAAATGGTCTGGCGTTCAGCACTATCTCAACTCCAACTAGTATACCGCAAAGTTTTGAATTTAGCAAAGGCCGTTTTCGTTTTTTTAACGATCCTCGCTCATTTCTTTATATTTTCTTACGAAATAAATTAAAATTTGAATTGCCTTCAAGGCATGATAAAATAGTTAAGATTGAGTAATTGAAAGCAGGTCAACAAATTATGTCTGAAGAACCTCAAAATAACCAACAAACAACTAGCGCGGGATTTCAACCGTTGCGAAACACTAATAAAGAATCTAGTTCAAAAGATAAAATGATCGAGGGATCAGCCTGGATGACGGCGGGAAGTATTTTTTCTCGGATTCTGGGGGCAATCTACATAATTCCCTGGGTGATTTGGTTTGGTAGTATGAGTGATAACGCGAATGCGTTGTTTGCTAAGGGATATAATATTTATAGTTTTTTCCTAATTGCTGCGATTGCGGGGATTCCCTCTGCAATCGCCAAACAAGTTGCGCATTATAATACAATCAATGAGTTTGCGGTAGGACAACGACTGTATAAACGCGGGTTGTTACTATCCGGAGCCACTGGGATCATTTGCGCGTTAATTCTGTACTTTGGTGCACCGGTGCTTTCGAGTGGGGATGTGAATGTGATTCCTATTCTGCATTCGTTAGCCTGGGCAGTTTTGGTTATTCCCACAATGAGTTTAACCCGGGGCTTTTTCCAGGGGTATCAGGAAATGGCACCGTCTGCGATTTCGCAGTTTGTCGAACAGCTAGCCCGGGTAGTGTATATGTTAGTTACTGCGTTTCTAATTATGAAAGTGCAGCATGGTAATTGGGTCAGCGCAGTTTCGCAGTCTACGTTTGCAGCGTTTATTGGTGCCATTGGGGGAATGTTAGTGCTTGTTTTCTATTATTTGCGCCATCGCAGTCGTTTGCGAGAGTTAGCCCAAAATAGTAAACAAGAGTTAGCGATTCCAACAAAACAACTCTATAAAGAAATTATTGCACAAGCAACACCATTTATTATTATTGGCTCGGCAATCACCATTTTTCAACTGATTGATCAGTATTCATTCTTTAGTATTATGAACCACGTCTTCAACTATTCGACCTCACTTGTGAATACCCTTTACGCTGATTTTGCGTTTAACTCGAATAAATTAGTGATGATTGTTGTTTCTTTGGGCTCGGCAATGGCCATTACAGCTGTTCCAATGCTTTCAGAGGCAAAAACGCGTGGGGATAAACGGGAAATTAATAGCCAGATTACGGATGCTTTGTTACTATTTGCATTCTTTATGATTCCCGCAGCTTTAGGGATGGCAGCTGTAGCCCAACCGCTAAACACATTATTTTATCACTATGATGTAGTTGGGACTTCCATTTTGGAGGTCTCTGCCTACGTTTCCGTCATTCTAGGGCTCTTTACCGTCATCTCGGCAATTATGCAGGGGGTTTCCGAAAACGTGCGGGCAGTCGCTTATTTTGCGATTGGCGTGGTTGTGAAGCTTGTCCTTCAGTATCCGCTGGTCGCTTACTTAGGAGCGATGGGGCCAATCCTTTCGACAGGAATCGGATTTTGTGTGGTTAGTTGGCTGATCTTACGCCATTTAAATCAAGAATACGGAATTGGTTTTAAACGAATGAGTAAACCAATTTCTGGGATCCTCGGGTTTAGTTTATTGACATTTATTGTTGCTTTTGCAGTCGTTCGGCTGGCTTATTTGTTCTTGGATCCTTACAGCAAGATGATAGCAGTAGTCGTTTGTGTTTTAGCAGCTTGCCTAGGCGGTTTTGTCTATTTATACGCGACATTAAAGACAAGGTTGGCAGATGTCATGCTGGGATCCAGAGTGGAACGAATTCGACGATTATTGAGAATTCATTAAGGGGTGAATTATGCGAGTTGATAAGTTTTTACATCAAATGAACGTGGGCACACGAAATCAGATTACCCAACTGATCAAAAAAGGGAAGGTGACCTTAAATGCCCAGCGTGTCCGTAATGGGAAAACTCAATTAGATCCTGCCCAAGACTTAGTTAAACTGGGTGAACAAGAAATTAAGTATCAGGTTCACTATTATTATTTACTAAATAAGCCACTAGGTGTGATTTCGGCTTCGACTGATACTCACCAAAAAACAGTCATGGATATATTCAATAAATCAGATTATCGGCCGGATTTGTTTCCAGTCGGGCGCCTAGATAAAGATACAGAAGGATTATTGCTGATTACCAATGATGGCGACCTTGCACATAAATTATTGTCACCAGCTCATCATATTAAAAAAACCTATGAAGCAACGGTAACCGGAAAATTAGATGATGCAGTAATCGAGAAGTTTGCTAAGGGAATTGAACTAAAAGACGGGACCCAACTTTATCCGGCTCGGCTTGAAATTTTGGATTATAACAAGATGGAGGATACAACGACTATTCATGTTGAAATTCAAGAGGGCAAGTATCATCAGGTACGCAGAATGTTTGGTGCAGTAGGGCAAAAGGTTGTCAATCTACAGCGAATTCAGATGGGGCCCCTTTCTATTGACGAAGGGTTACTACCCGGAAATTATCGTGAACTAACTCAAACAGAAGTTGACGATTTACTAAAATTAACCGAATGAAATTAAATTAAAAGACTCCTTAGTGAATTTGAGAATTCGCTAGGAAGCCTTTTTTGCTGATTAGTCATTTTGGTTAGAAAATTGCGCCATCGTTTGAGGAATCTGTTTGATAAGTTGATGGGGTAAAACAACATACTGAGTTTTACCAAGTTGATCGGCAATGAAGCTGTGAAGATAAACAGCACTTAAAATACTCTTAGTTTCATTGTCAGAAAACTGAGTTACAAAAGCGCCAACCATGCCGGCCAGAGTGTCACCCATTCCACCAGTTGCCATTTCTGGGCCGCCGATTAAGAGCTGATAGGTTTCATGATTTGTATAAACTTCTGTGTGATGCTTTTTTAGGATTACCGTGGCATTTAGCTTTTGTTGAGCCGCATGATTATTTGCTTCTGATTGTTCCTTAATGGGAATACCAGATAGTCGTTGCCATTCCATTTCATGCGGGGTAAAGATAATGTGAGCCTGAGGTAGCACTAAATGATGGGTAGCAATTAAATCAATGGCCGAGCCATCAATTATCAGTTTTTGATTGGCTTGAATGTTTTGAAAAACAAATTGTAAAATTTCTAAAGAAGATGGCGTTTCACCGAGACCCGAACCAATCACGACACCATCCACTTTTTTTAGTATGGTCTGAATCGTTTGCTTATCAGTGAAATCAATCACCATGGTTTCAGGTAGTCGGGCGTGAAGGCTCGTAAAATTATGGGGGTCAGTTGCAGTCGTAACCAAACCACAACCTGAGTAAACGGCGGCACTACTCCCTAAAATAACTGCTCCCCCAAATTGGGCATTACCGCCAATGATTAATAATTTTCCAAACGAACCTTTATGGGTCTGTGTTGCCCGTTTTTTAATCGTTTCTTTTACTAACGTTTGTGTGATCGTCTGCATGGCATTATGCCTCCTTAGGGTTAGTATAACGAAAATAAGGCGATAATAAAAACAAGAAGAGCCTTTTACTATAAGATTTCGTAAACGCTTGCTATAATAAAGTTAAATAATCAGGAAGCGAGATGAGTCACATGCAAGATCAACAATATAAAAATATTTTGGTTGGGATTGACGGTTCAGAAACTTCAATGAGGGCTTTAGATAAGGCAATCGATGCAGCTAAACGAAATCAAGCAAAACTGTATATTGCTCAAGTTTTAAAACCACGGCAATCTTCAATAGGGCAGTCGTCATTAGGTTTTGGCGTTGTTGAAACTGATGTTGACGAAAATAATCGATTGAAAGAGCAACAGGAAACCATTGACGGAATTGTCGCGCGCGTTCAAGGCGAAGGTGTTGAACAAGTGACTGGCATTGTAAAAATTGGTAGTCCACACGAAGAATTGGCCAAAACGATTCAAAGGGAGAACCAAATTGATTTAATTTACATTGGGGCAACTGGCGCAAATCGGGTTGCACAAATGTTTTTGGGATCAAATTCGGCCTATATTTTGGAACACTCTTTGGCAGACGTCATGGTAGTTAGATAAAAATTTACAAATAAATTCAGAAAATTAATGGTGGAGCGATCATTTAAATAAGAAAACGACTGGTCCACTATTAGTTTACGCAAAAAAGAAAGCTGGTCTTATTAAACTAACCAAAAGAGAGGGGGAAAGCCGAGATTATCTCGGTTATTCAAATATGAAATTACTAATTGTACTGGAAAATGTAAAAATGGATGGTGTGAAACGGGCCGCAACGGTTGTAGGTAACGCACTCACCGAATATGTGGATGTGACTTACTACTCGTTAGAAGATGTGGCACCTTATTATGAACTGGATGCTGAATTAGTAATTGCAAAACGCCCAGCACCGGGACATATTCTAAATTATTTTGGTGAGAAGCCTTATGAAAGATACCAACCCCAAATTGAGGACTTATGTAATTATATTCAGGTTGAAAAATTTCAAACCGTTATTTTACCGGCAGGATTAACAACAAGTTTTGCTCCGTTAATTAAGACCCAAATTCCTGAAATTCATGTCATTGCGTGGATGCATAATAATTATAAAACTTATCTAACGCAGTATTATCAGTTAATGAAATCTGAATTTGTTCAGGGATTAAAAGCAGCGGATGTTGTGGTAGTGCTAACTGAATCTGATTATTTGAATTATCGCCAATTTAATAAAAATACGGTCAAAATTTATAACCCTCTCACAATCGTGGCTGAAGAACGAGCTGACTTAAAGGCTCACACCATTGCGTTTACGGCTCGTATTTCCATTCAACACAAAGGAATTGATTTTTTACTGGAGGCCGCCCAATATTTACCAGATGATTGGAAAATTGCCATGGCAGGAGAGGGTCCCGAATCGGAAATGAAGATCTTCAAACAATTGATCGCTCAATTTGATGTGGCAGATAAAATCATTTACCGTGGAGCGCTTAAAGACGAAGCCTTACAGGCCCATTATGAGACTGCCTCTATTTTTGTATCTACTTCGCGATGGGAAGGGATGCCCTTAGTCATTGGTGAAGCTATGGGATTTGGGTTGCCAATTGTTGCGATGGAAAACACAGGTTCAAAAGAATTCTTAGGAAAAAATGAATACGGAGTTTTAACTAAAGCAAAGGATGTTCCAGATTTTGTTGAATCCTTAAATAAGCTGATAATAAGCGAACCACTCAGACAGCTTTATGCTAAGAAGTCATGTGAACGGATTCGAAGCTCTTTTATGGTGGATACTATTATAAAACAATGGTTAACGATTCTTTCTTAAAAAAAGAAGTAAAAAATGAAAAATAGCATTGAAAACATTGCAAAACTTCGATATGGTATGAGTATAGCGTTTACAATTATAGTGAACTAGGAAAGTCGATGGTTTGAAATGTATAAATTAATAGTTAGTGATTTAGATGAAACTTTACTTAGCAGGGATGGAAGTATTTCTAATGAAAATATTGCTGCAATTAAGGCCGCTTCCGAAAAAGGTGTAAAATTTGTTCCTAATACAGGGAGAGGATTTGCCTCAGTTCAACCCTTATTGAAAAAGTTGTCCTTATTTCAAAAGCCTGATGAATTTGTGATTTCATACAATGGGGGTGCGATCATTGAAAATCAGGACAACCGTGTGTTACAGACAAATGAAATGACGTACGAAGAAGCCAAAGGTGTTTTTGATATTACATCGCAATATCCACACAATGATACACATGTTTATACATTAAATAAGTTGTATATTTATAATCCTCGTGAGGAAGATTTGGCTTATTTGAAGCCTCGTCATGTTGAGTATAAAATTATGACTGATAAGGATTTTTCAATTTTTAAAAACGAAAAAATTATGAAAGTCATCACGATGAATCCAGATGAAAAAGCTCTCCATCCAGTGCATGATAAGGTAATGACAGCTTTTGATAATCAATTAAACGCTAGTTATTCTTCTGGAATGTACGCCGAATTTAATCATTTGAGTACTGATAAAGGAACGGCCTCATTAGAGTTAGCCGAATCTTTGGGAATCAAAAAAGATGAAGTTTTGGCCTTAGGAGATAATAGCAATGATTTACCAATGCTGCGGAAAGTAGGGATGCCAGTTGTTGTGTCTAATGGGACAGATGAGGCGAAAAGTATCGCTAAATATGTGACTAAAAATAATTACAAAACTGGTGTGGCAGAAGCAATCCATAAGTTTGTTTTGGACTAAAATTTCAGGAACGGAGGTTTCTTATGCAAAAAGCAGCGATAATTGTTATTCCAGCTTTGCTTGCGATTGGGCTAATTTTGATAACTGAATTTGTTAAGTTGCCTTTTTGGCTTTTAGTTATCTTATGGATTCTCGGTTTTTTATTCGCGATGCTTTCAGTTGTCTTGATCGAATTAAAAATCAGAATGGCCGCTCTAAAACGGCACCAAGCGGAACAAGACGAAGAAGATCGACCTTAAAGTAAAAGAGGGATTATTATGTTTATGTCTACTGAAGAAGTGAATGCTGGGCACACAATCATCGACATTGTGTCAGCAACAAGTCGCATTATGTTATCGGCAGATGAAATTGATCAATATCAAATGTTTGATCAACTCATCGAAGAAACAAAGCAAAAATTAACCAAGCGCGCAGAATTGAA contains the following coding sequences:
- a CDS encoding NAD(P)H-hydrate dehydratase; protein product: MQTITQTLVKETIKKRATQTHKGSFGKLLIIGGNAQFGGAVILGSSAAVYSGCGLVTTATDPHNFTSLHARLPETMVIDFTDKQTIQTILKKVDGVVIGSGLGETPSSLEILQFVFQNIQANQKLIIDGSAIDLIATHHLVLPQAHIIFTPHEMEWQRLSGIPIKEQSEANNHAAQQKLNATVILKKHHTEVYTNHETYQLLIGGPEMATGGMGDTLAGMVGAFVTQFSDNETKSILSAVYLHSFIADQLGKTQYVVLPHQLIKQIPQTMAQFSNQND
- a CDS encoding glycosyltransferase produces the protein MKLLIVLENVKMDGVKRAATVVGNALTEYVDVTYYSLEDVAPYYELDAELVIAKRPAPGHILNYFGEKPYERYQPQIEDLCNYIQVEKFQTVILPAGLTTSFAPLIKTQIPEIHVIAWMHNNYKTYLTQYYQLMKSEFVQGLKAADVVVVLTESDYLNYRQFNKNTVKIYNPLTIVAEERADLKAHTIAFTARISIQHKGIDFLLEAAQYLPDDWKIAMAGEGPESEMKIFKQLIAQFDVADKIIYRGALKDEALQAHYETASIFVSTSRWEGMPLVIGEAMGFGLPIVAMENTGSKEFLGKNEYGVLTKAKDVPDFVESLNKLIISEPLRQLYAKKSCERIRSSFMVDTIIKQWLTILS
- a CDS encoding universal stress protein; the protein is MQDQQYKNILVGIDGSETSMRALDKAIDAAKRNQAKLYIAQVLKPRQSSIGQSSLGFGVVETDVDENNRLKEQQETIDGIVARVQGEGVEQVTGIVKIGSPHEELAKTIQRENQIDLIYIGATGANRVAQMFLGSNSAYILEHSLADVMVVR
- a CDS encoding pseudouridine synthase codes for the protein MRVDKFLHQMNVGTRNQITQLIKKGKVTLNAQRVRNGKTQLDPAQDLVKLGEQEIKYQVHYYYLLNKPLGVISASTDTHQKTVMDIFNKSDYRPDLFPVGRLDKDTEGLLLITNDGDLAHKLLSPAHHIKKTYEATVTGKLDDAVIEKFAKGIELKDGTQLYPARLEILDYNKMEDTTTIHVEIQEGKYHQVRRMFGAVGQKVVNLQRIQMGPLSIDEGLLPGNYRELTQTEVDDLLKLTE
- a CDS encoding Cof-type HAD-IIB family hydrolase, with the translated sequence MYKLIVSDLDETLLSRDGSISNENIAAIKAASEKGVKFVPNTGRGFASVQPLLKKLSLFQKPDEFVISYNGGAIIENQDNRVLQTNEMTYEEAKGVFDITSQYPHNDTHVYTLNKLYIYNPREEDLAYLKPRHVEYKIMTDKDFSIFKNEKIMKVITMNPDEKALHPVHDKVMTAFDNQLNASYSSGMYAEFNHLSTDKGTASLELAESLGIKKDEVLALGDNSNDLPMLRKVGMPVVVSNGTDEAKSIAKYVTKNNYKTGVAEAIHKFVLD
- a CDS encoding putative polysaccharide biosynthesis protein, producing the protein MSEEPQNNQQTTSAGFQPLRNTNKESSSKDKMIEGSAWMTAGSIFSRILGAIYIIPWVIWFGSMSDNANALFAKGYNIYSFFLIAAIAGIPSAIAKQVAHYNTINEFAVGQRLYKRGLLLSGATGIICALILYFGAPVLSSGDVNVIPILHSLAWAVLVIPTMSLTRGFFQGYQEMAPSAISQFVEQLARVVYMLVTAFLIMKVQHGNWVSAVSQSTFAAFIGAIGGMLVLVFYYLRHRSRLRELAQNSKQELAIPTKQLYKEIIAQATPFIIIGSAITIFQLIDQYSFFSIMNHVFNYSTSLVNTLYADFAFNSNKLVMIVVSLGSAMAITAVPMLSEAKTRGDKREINSQITDALLLFAFFMIPAALGMAAVAQPLNTLFYHYDVVGTSILEVSAYVSVILGLFTVISAIMQGVSENVRAVAYFAIGVVVKLVLQYPLVAYLGAMGPILSTGIGFCVVSWLILRHLNQEYGIGFKRMSKPISGILGFSLLTFIVAFAVVRLAYLFLDPYSKMIAVVVCVLAACLGGFVYLYATLKTRLADVMLGSRVERIRRLLRIH